Within Kutzneria chonburiensis, the genomic segment CAAGCGCCGGGTGGAGCTGAGCGATGGTCGCATTGCTCAGGAGGTGTACGTATGAGCGTCTTCCGTATCGCGTTTGCCGTGCTGCGCAACGACTCCCGTAGCCGGATCAGCACGGCGCTGGTGACGGTCGGCGTGGCCTTGGGCGTGTCCCTGGTGCTGTGGCTGGCTTCCGCGCCGCACGCGTTGCAGGAGCGGGCCGACCGGACTGCCTGGAGCAACGGCGACAACACGGTCAGCCAGACCGACAACCGGGCCCAGGTGGTGATGGCGACCAACCAGGACCAGTTCGACGGCAAGCTGATCCACCGGTACGACATCACCCGCGCGCACGTCGGCGGTTACGTCTCACTGCCGCCGGGAATCCGGGAATTCCCCGAGCCGGGCCAGGTTCTGCTGTCGCCGGCACTGGCCGCGCTGGTCAAGGCCAACCCGCCGGAGAAGCTCGGCGACCGGTTCCCCGGGCAGCTGGTCGACGAGATCGGCCCGCAGGCGCTGGAGTACCCGGACGAGCTGGTCGCGATCATCGGCCACGACGTGGGCACGGTCGACGGCTGGGCGCTGACCGGCCTCGGCGGCAAGGTCGGCTACGCCGCCGACAACGCCGACATGCTGTACCTGCTGACCCGCATCGGCATGGTGGTGCTGATCGTGCCATGCCTGGTGCTGGTGGCCTCGGCCGCGCGGCTGACCGCGACCCGCCGGGAGCGGCGGCTGGCGGCCCTGCGGTTGGCCGGCGCGTCCCCGACGCAGGTGATCGCCATGGCGGCGATCGAGACGGTGGTCGGGGCGGTGCTGGGCAGCGTGATCGCCGTACTGGCGGCCGAGCCGCTGAGCCATCTCACCGCGCAGATCCCGTGGGGCGGCGGGACTTGGCAGCCCGGCGACTTCACGTCCGGGCCGCTGTTCACCGCCTTCATCGCCGTGCTGGCGCCGGTGCTCGTGGTCGCCGCGGCGGTGCTGGGGCTGCGCCGCGTCGTCGCCAAGCCGCTGGGCGCGGCCACGGAGCAGACCCGGCGCAAGATCAGCCCGGCCCGGCTGCTCGGGCTGATCGTCGCCGGCGGCGTGTTCCTGCTGGGGACGACCATCGCGACCGGCCAGGTCGGTGGACGGGACCGGTTCACCGTGGTGCTGGTCGGGCTCGGGGCGGTCGGGATGGCGCTGGTGCTGGCCGGCCCGGTCGTGACGGCCTTGGTCGGACGGTATTTCGTGGCGCGGTGGCGTAAACCGTCCACGCTGCTGGCCGGGCGGCGGCTGCTGGGCGACCCGGTGGCGTCGTTCCGGGCCGCGGCCGGTGTCGTGGTGGCGGTGTTCGCCGGCTCGCTGGCCCTGACCATGCTGCCGGGGATCGAGGACCAGGTGCGGGTGTTCACCGGGCCGTGGAAGGACTCGGCCATCGTGGCCGACTCCGTCGGCCGGAACACCGACGTCATCGGGCAGCTGCGGGCCCGGCTGGCCGAGCACAAGCTGGACGCCGAGGTCGTCCCCCTGGTGGGTGGTTATCTGAAGTCCACTTCGGACGATTACCAGCCGAGCTACAAAGCCGTGATCGCGCCGTGCAAGGATGTCGCGAAAGTCCTGTCGGGACTGTCGGCAAGCGATTGCGTCGAAGGGCCGGCCGTGTACATGCCGCTGGGCTACCAGAGCTCCATGCACGACCTGGAGTTCGCGAAGGGCAATCGGAGTCCCAACGGTGACGTGCCGGCGCCCGTGCGGCTGCCCGAGGACACTCCGCTGCACGCCATCGCCGGCGACGCCCAGATCATGGTCATCGACCCGGCCGTGTTCCCCGACCTGGCCGCGCAGCCGACCGGTGCCGCCACCACGACGACACCGTCCAATCGGGACGCCGTGTACACCGCGGTGGTGCGGCTGCTGCCGGATGTGCCGGTGGCGGACAACATCCGGGACTCCAGCCACAGCGCCACGCTGATGGACGACCTGCGCCGGGCCACGGCCATCGGACTGGCACTGATGGCGTTGCTCAGCGGGGCCAGCGCGGCGGTGGCCGCGGCCGGCTCGGTGATCGACCGGCGACGGACGTTCGGCGCGTTGATCGCCGCCGGCACGCCCGTACGGGTGTTGGGG encodes:
- a CDS encoding FtsX-like permease family protein, whose amino-acid sequence is MSVFRIAFAVLRNDSRSRISTALVTVGVALGVSLVLWLASAPHALQERADRTAWSNGDNTVSQTDNRAQVVMATNQDQFDGKLIHRYDITRAHVGGYVSLPPGIREFPEPGQVLLSPALAALVKANPPEKLGDRFPGQLVDEIGPQALEYPDELVAIIGHDVGTVDGWALTGLGGKVGYAADNADMLYLLTRIGMVVLIVPCLVLVASAARLTATRRERRLAALRLAGASPTQVIAMAAIETVVGAVLGSVIAVLAAEPLSHLTAQIPWGGGTWQPGDFTSGPLFTAFIAVLAPVLVVAAAVLGLRRVVAKPLGAATEQTRRKISPARLLGLIVAGGVFLLGTTIATGQVGGRDRFTVVLVGLGAVGMALVLAGPVVTALVGRYFVARWRKPSTLLAGRRLLGDPVASFRAAAGVVVAVFAGSLALTMLPGIEDQVRVFTGPWKDSAIVADSVGRNTDVIGQLRARLAEHKLDAEVVPLVGGYLKSTSDDYQPSYKAVIAPCKDVAKVLSGLSASDCVEGPAVYMPLGYQSSMHDLEFAKGNRSPNGDVPAPVRLPEDTPLHAIAGDAQIMVIDPAVFPDLAAQPTGAATTTTPSNRDAVYTAVVRLLPDVPVADNIRDSSHSATLMDDLRRATAIGLALMALLSGASAAVAAAGSVIDRRRTFGALIAAGTPVRVLGRALRREVVLPVLVATLGASLAGMLVGLGLLSVTHSISGRGEALLNFWILAPAAAGFVVALAAAMACGPVLRTFSARDYSYE